The uncultured Sphaerochaeta sp. genome includes a window with the following:
- a CDS encoding MBL fold metallo-hydrolase has product MNIYQHFSVVGFCNTYLVARKEGSDALLIDPGHVDTELINLIEANRYKLKHVLLTHRHPSHTEGLGTLKKIYDVEVHASAFSSYEFLYHPIEDAEVLNLCGLEIEVIHIPGHSLDSMVYKIDHALFTGDTLLCGRIGSTPGYREQALLISSINQKLMTLDENILLFPGHGTASKLRIERMFNHDLLQLGKIETERQNWREDE; this is encoded by the coding sequence TTGAATATCTATCAGCATTTCTCAGTCGTAGGTTTCTGCAATACCTATTTGGTTGCCCGTAAGGAGGGCAGTGATGCCCTCTTGATCGACCCTGGACATGTGGATACGGAGTTGATCAACTTGATTGAGGCAAATAGGTACAAATTGAAACATGTACTGCTTACCCATCGACACCCTTCCCATACAGAGGGACTTGGCACCCTGAAGAAGATCTACGATGTGGAGGTCCATGCCTCAGCCTTTAGTAGCTATGAATTTCTCTATCATCCAATTGAGGATGCAGAAGTTCTTAATCTCTGTGGTTTGGAAATTGAGGTCATCCATATACCGGGTCACAGTTTGGACAGCATGGTATATAAAATCGATCATGCATTATTTACTGGCGATACGCTGCTTTGTGGTAGAATAGGATCAACACCCGGATACCGGGAGCAGGCTCTGCTTATCTCATCCATCAATCAGAAACTGATGACACTCGATGAGAACATCCTTCTCTTCCCAGGACATGGCACGGCAAGCAAGTTGAGAATCGAGCGTATGTTCAACCACGATCTTTTGCAGTTGGGCAAGATTGAGACCGAGCGCCAGAATTGGAGAGAGGATGAGTAG
- a CDS encoding pentapeptide repeat-containing protein, which translates to MFSFKTCSHPLCHTYVCNEGNYCFRHSENQDELYQDCLDRLTGRNDIVDYSLTGSEFDNLTLGKKIISASNMAWCTFRGVDFSQVTLLNSFFDFCLFEKCKFNSIISRYSVFSGSKMIDCDFSGSMIMHTNFSGIDTLRCSFCDCDLYFSTFNSSFLRDTDFEDCNLKKADFVYTDRRRVSFRYSNWEEARF; encoded by the coding sequence ATGTTCAGTTTTAAAACGTGCTCTCACCCACTCTGCCATACCTATGTATGCAATGAAGGCAACTATTGTTTTCGTCATAGCGAGAACCAAGACGAACTCTACCAGGATTGTCTTGATCGGCTAACAGGCAGAAATGATATTGTTGATTATTCGTTGACTGGTAGTGAGTTTGACAACCTCACCTTGGGAAAGAAAATCATTTCCGCTTCAAATATGGCATGGTGCACTTTTCGAGGTGTGGATTTCTCACAAGTCACCTTGCTTAACAGCTTTTTTGATTTTTGTCTCTTTGAAAAGTGCAAATTCAACAGTATCATCTCCCGCTACAGTGTATTTTCAGGTAGCAAGATGATCGATTGCGATTTCTCAGGTAGCATGATTATGCATACCAATTTCAGTGGAATCGATACACTGCGTTGTTCGTTTTGCGACTGTGACCTCTACTTTTCAACCTTCAATTCAAGTTTTCTCAGGGATACTGATTTTGAGGATTGCAACTTGAAGAAAGCAGACTTTGTATATACTGACAGGAGACGCGTCTCTTTCCGCTACTCCAATTGGGAGGAGGCACGCTTTTGA
- the rsgA gene encoding ribosome small subunit-dependent GTPase A, giving the protein MQTGLITRGINNIYTVESQGNSYLCRIKGKQLFQVTDEYNPLAVGDQVSFVVTNEGEGLITERLDRRNCFQRWNAKKGCNQTVVANMDLVVCVSSVESPPFRPRFIDRVIACSRKAPVMIILNKSDILLTEEEHERFSLYGKLGYQTMAVSAANGENLDRLHQVLKGKTVAFVGQSGVGKSTLINRLLGVEQKTGEISHKYNRGRHTTNHALLLHGPDFTIADTPGVREFLVPHTDPHELSDAFPEFAEFAGSCTYEGCLHQGEPGCKVMEAVEQDLIHYDRYESYLRMLASLNEKKPEWMGKNDRSKSWVKRMERDESQEY; this is encoded by the coding sequence ATGCAAACAGGCCTGATAACCAGAGGAATCAACAATATTTACACGGTGGAGTCTCAAGGGAACTCCTATCTTTGCCGTATCAAGGGAAAACAGTTGTTCCAGGTTACCGACGAGTACAATCCACTAGCCGTAGGGGACCAGGTATCTTTTGTCGTTACCAACGAGGGAGAGGGGCTGATCACCGAAAGACTCGATAGACGTAACTGTTTCCAGCGCTGGAATGCGAAGAAAGGATGTAATCAGACCGTGGTAGCCAACATGGATTTGGTCGTCTGTGTAAGCAGTGTCGAAAGTCCTCCTTTCAGACCACGATTCATTGACCGGGTAATAGCTTGCTCCCGTAAAGCTCCGGTCATGATCATCCTTAACAAGAGTGACATCCTTCTCACTGAGGAGGAACATGAGCGCTTTTCCCTTTACGGTAAACTTGGGTATCAGACGATGGCGGTCAGTGCTGCCAATGGAGAGAATCTTGATCGATTGCATCAGGTTCTGAAAGGTAAGACAGTGGCATTTGTCGGACAGAGTGGGGTTGGAAAATCCACGTTGATCAACCGTTTGTTGGGAGTAGAGCAGAAGACAGGTGAAATCTCACATAAATATAATCGTGGTCGGCATACCACCAATCATGCTCTGTTGTTGCATGGTCCAGATTTTACGATTGCCGATACGCCTGGTGTAAGGGAGTTCCTCGTCCCACACACCGATCCCCACGAATTAAGCGATGCTTTTCCTGAGTTTGCGGAGTTTGCAGGCTCATGTACGTATGAAGGATGCCTGCATCAGGGAGAGCCTGGATGCAAGGTGATGGAAGCAGTGGAACAGGATCTCATTCACTACGATAGATACGAGAGCTATCTCAGGATGCTCGCTTCCCTCAATGAAAAGAAACCTGAGTGGATGGGAAAGAATGACCGTTCAAAATCCTGGGTCAAACGAATGGAGAGAGATGAATCACAAGAGTATTGA
- a CDS encoding Smr/MutS family protein produces the protein MNHKSIEELGFFQVLQQIQSMSHAPEGVQVLETLPFIDTQDELTVRQRQVSAAMKLLSGADRLIIHSFPAIQETLSSLDDPTQGAEGYELLDLARYIRSAEHLYKHMESVQDPDGYFLVLSPLLGEGLPHELVAFADQTESTLDESGQVRNTHPRISALFRQVEAAKSERSRFCAQFIRSNPTAVQTDQEAMRDGRLVIPVRSDRRSQVQGFVSSSSSSGNTVFMEPYTLVEMNNSVMMAQNQILVEIAKILRELNSSARALRTQLNALSTRIGMLDAIFSIALWALDTHCTATDLKTNRCNLELARHPLLGKKAVPISITLEEGVRAVVISGPNAGGKTVTIKTVGLFALLNQYCGYIPAKEGSSLPLFDNLFTDIGDEQSIEEELSTFSGHMKQIGYILRNMSERSLIILDELGSGTDPVEGSAIARSVLEFCLEKAKLTLVTSHHGVLKQFAYAKKEVINASMEFNEHSHMPTFRVIQGLPGESHAIDTARYMKLPEEVISRAEQYLGSEAVQIASIIKDLEEKRKELERQEEKTQKRYYTLQQEVKQLQLKELRVRQREAQLKDEQTTELARFMSAKRKELENLVKTMREGELDKAKRKQVKAYVQSLEDRVQDERTLLEQSEEELSAIEVQNPQEFSEGMEVLCGTSKRLGKILKKQGRNKYLVAIGSMRMTLEGKQLQAIKEQQKKILVSYDSSTPRPKLMLDLRGYTLEEALASLEQQIESCLVHGVSQFSVIHGYGDGILSKGISSYLEKHRSIQGFRFATPEDGGMGKTYVQL, from the coding sequence ATGAATCACAAGAGTATTGAAGAACTGGGGTTCTTCCAGGTTTTACAACAGATACAGAGCATGAGTCATGCACCAGAAGGTGTGCAAGTTCTTGAAACGCTCCCTTTTATCGATACACAGGATGAGCTTACCGTACGTCAGAGACAAGTTTCAGCAGCAATGAAACTGCTCTCAGGTGCCGATAGACTCATCATCCACTCATTCCCTGCAATCCAGGAAACGCTCTCATCTCTTGATGATCCTACCCAAGGGGCAGAAGGGTATGAACTGCTTGATCTAGCGCGGTATATCCGTAGTGCTGAGCATCTCTATAAGCATATGGAGTCTGTGCAGGATCCTGATGGATATTTTTTGGTGTTGAGCCCTCTCTTAGGAGAAGGGTTGCCACATGAACTGGTGGCTTTTGCTGACCAAACTGAGAGCACACTCGATGAGAGTGGTCAGGTAAGAAACACACATCCAAGGATAAGTGCCCTCTTCCGTCAGGTGGAAGCAGCCAAGAGTGAACGATCCCGTTTCTGTGCCCAGTTCATCAGGAGCAATCCTACTGCAGTGCAAACTGACCAGGAAGCAATGAGGGATGGAAGATTGGTCATCCCCGTAAGAAGCGACCGGAGAAGCCAGGTACAAGGATTTGTATCCAGCAGTTCCAGTTCAGGGAATACCGTGTTCATGGAACCCTATACCCTTGTTGAGATGAACAATTCGGTGATGATGGCACAGAACCAAATACTCGTGGAAATTGCCAAGATTCTCAGGGAACTGAACAGTAGTGCGAGAGCACTCAGAACGCAGCTGAACGCTTTATCCACACGTATTGGCATGCTTGATGCTATATTCTCTATTGCTCTTTGGGCTCTGGACACACATTGCACCGCCACAGACCTGAAGACAAACCGATGCAACCTTGAGCTGGCCCGGCATCCTTTGCTGGGAAAAAAAGCTGTTCCTATATCCATTACGCTCGAAGAGGGTGTAAGGGCCGTGGTCATAAGCGGTCCGAATGCGGGTGGAAAGACTGTTACGATCAAGACTGTTGGGTTGTTTGCACTGCTTAATCAATACTGTGGATACATTCCTGCAAAAGAGGGGAGCAGCCTGCCCTTATTTGACAATCTGTTTACTGATATAGGTGACGAACAGTCGATTGAGGAAGAGCTCTCCACGTTCAGTGGCCACATGAAACAGATTGGGTACATTCTCAGAAACATGAGTGAGAGAAGTTTGATTATTCTCGATGAACTTGGCAGTGGTACTGATCCAGTTGAAGGTTCTGCAATAGCCCGCTCTGTCCTTGAATTCTGTTTGGAGAAAGCAAAACTAACATTGGTAACGAGTCATCATGGAGTGCTCAAACAGTTTGCCTATGCAAAGAAGGAAGTGATCAATGCCTCAATGGAGTTCAACGAACACTCCCATATGCCTACCTTCAGGGTCATACAAGGATTGCCTGGAGAGAGCCACGCGATCGATACAGCACGATACATGAAACTCCCTGAGGAAGTCATATCCCGAGCTGAACAATACCTTGGCAGTGAAGCAGTCCAGATTGCTTCCATCATCAAGGATCTTGAGGAAAAACGGAAAGAGCTTGAGAGGCAGGAAGAAAAAACCCAAAAACGATATTACACGCTACAGCAAGAAGTGAAACAACTTCAGCTCAAGGAGCTTCGTGTACGTCAAAGAGAAGCGCAGCTCAAGGATGAACAAACAACTGAGCTTGCCCGGTTCATGAGTGCAAAACGAAAAGAGTTGGAAAACCTTGTAAAGACCATGAGGGAAGGTGAACTGGATAAGGCTAAACGCAAACAGGTAAAAGCGTATGTACAAAGCCTTGAGGACAGGGTGCAGGATGAACGAACCCTACTTGAGCAAAGCGAAGAGGAACTTTCAGCGATTGAGGTACAAAATCCACAGGAGTTCAGTGAAGGCATGGAAGTGCTTTGTGGAACATCAAAACGATTGGGAAAAATCCTGAAGAAGCAGGGAAGGAACAAGTATCTTGTTGCAATTGGATCGATGCGAATGACGCTCGAGGGCAAGCAATTACAAGCGATCAAGGAGCAACAGAAAAAAATATTGGTGTCGTATGATAGCAGTACTCCACGTCCTAAACTGATGCTTGACCTGAGAGGGTATACCTTAGAGGAAGCTCTCGCTTCCCTTGAACAGCAGATTGAAAGCTGCCTGGTTCATGGAGTATCTCAATTTTCCGTCATTCATGGATATGGGGACGGAATTCTCTCCAAGGGAATTTCCTCATATCTGGAGAAGCATCGCTCGATACAGGGGTTTCGATTCGCCACACCTGAAGATGGAGGTATGGGAAAAACATACGTACAACTTTAG
- a CDS encoding GIY-YIG nuclease family protein, whose amino-acid sequence MDKKQLRSLYEEQKPPMGVFLLVDASTSQEYLGVSNNFQATKNSLFFRLSVGALANYPSLQDSYDKHGPSILEFSILEELDYQENVSDYRADLEALLSMMKQTHTHAKEINI is encoded by the coding sequence ATGGATAAAAAACAACTTCGTTCCCTTTATGAGGAGCAAAAACCGCCAATGGGTGTATTTCTCTTGGTTGATGCCAGTACTTCACAGGAGTATCTGGGGGTAAGCAACAATTTTCAGGCAACCAAGAACTCTCTCTTTTTCCGACTTTCTGTTGGGGCTCTGGCAAACTATCCATCATTACAGGATAGCTATGACAAGCATGGGCCTTCTATTCTGGAGTTTTCCATATTGGAAGAGCTTGATTATCAAGAGAATGTTTCTGATTATCGAGCAGACCTTGAAGCATTGCTCTCCATGATGAAACAAACCCATACACACGCAAAGGAGATAAATATATGA